From the genome of Lentilactobacillus buchneri, one region includes:
- a CDS encoding efflux RND transporter permease subunit yields MKRLFTTIGENIHRHHKLWITVILIMTIGFAFGLPKIQMKMGNDVFVSSSSKTYQDSQTYQKKFGGDSLYLLLDGNQSTLLSHKTMQQVAKFDSKVSQVDNVRNTTDIVSSLNDQLSHAGTGNSSAQFNFNSKKLQQDLMAELSSKQKQNIQSKMQHSLTSTQQNQVQTYLLKQLTPAQKKLMAAAGAQAQGSKQQQQAMLQKQLTTKQQAAVQSYTMSLLNHQQQSQLADTVIPMLPKVQDMSTKLLRDIFLSDNGHVPSAMKQLLPKDGKHLLIIINTNKKSSDMNTAVQINHDANQAIKQTNFSSSIKTRLGGQPAVLGQVRSKVITSMATMLAFAVVLMVIILLLIFPVRKRLLPLIFVLACLVWTFGLMGWLHIPLTLATMATLPIIIGLGTDFGVQFQNRYEEEVRKRQNSQEAISVAISSMGPAVGVSLIVMVFSFLTMYLSKAPLMQQFGLTLAIGVACSYVVEFGLMFSSLSLLDKHASTAKLAPKKLSQPSRLSLFLSHYAEWVTHHAGILLTIGVVLAGLGFSFEKSINIETDFTKMIPQNMTALKNTKYLQSKIGSTTYLTYLVEGNGRDIRDQDNLKTIDQVGQKVDHKYHDVTDVTSLSTAYQQTNGSLNTSQKQLTVGVDNLATSLKQTLISSNHHDATIQFKIRNGLSSKEQLKLMNRINHDIKGTHHGLKISPAGAQVMMLLGINNMSANHDLIIIAGLSIIFIVLFLIYRDWRLALYPVIPILLVLGLSPLTLKLLGISYNPVTIALSSLVLGIGTEFTILILERYREELQRGISTRDAIVSATASVGQAITVSGFTVMGGFSAIMFSSFPVLKSFGLITVLDTGYSLICALTILPAVIYLLRKRKPAATQSSSEQATESKD; encoded by the coding sequence ATGAAACGACTATTTACGACAATTGGCGAAAATATTCATCGGCACCACAAACTTTGGATCACGGTCATCTTGATCATGACCATCGGTTTTGCATTTGGATTGCCAAAGATTCAAATGAAAATGGGCAACGACGTCTTCGTTAGTTCCAGTTCAAAAACCTATCAGGATTCCCAAACCTATCAGAAAAAGTTTGGTGGTGACTCCCTTTATCTGTTGCTCGACGGTAACCAGTCGACATTGTTATCCCACAAGACAATGCAGCAGGTGGCCAAATTTGACAGTAAAGTCAGCCAAGTTGATAACGTCAGAAATACGACCGACATCGTCAGTAGTTTAAATGATCAGCTATCCCATGCCGGAACTGGAAACTCCAGTGCCCAGTTCAACTTCAATAGCAAAAAGCTTCAACAAGATCTGATGGCTGAACTGAGTTCCAAACAAAAACAAAACATTCAGTCGAAAATGCAACACTCGTTAACAAGTACGCAACAAAATCAGGTTCAAACATATTTGCTGAAACAACTCACGCCCGCCCAAAAGAAGCTGATGGCAGCAGCTGGTGCCCAGGCGCAGGGTTCCAAGCAACAGCAGCAAGCAATGCTTCAAAAGCAATTGACCACCAAACAGCAAGCTGCAGTCCAGTCCTACACCATGTCGCTGCTTAACCATCAGCAGCAATCACAATTGGCTGACACGGTCATCCCGATGCTGCCGAAAGTTCAAGACATGTCAACCAAACTGCTGCGGGATATTTTTCTCAGCGATAACGGTCATGTTCCAAGTGCGATGAAGCAATTATTACCTAAGGACGGCAAGCATCTATTAATCATTATCAACACCAATAAGAAATCGTCGGATATGAACACCGCGGTTCAGATTAATCACGACGCTAATCAGGCAATTAAGCAAACCAACTTTTCCTCAAGCATTAAGACCCGATTGGGCGGCCAACCTGCAGTTCTTGGTCAGGTCCGCAGTAAAGTCATTACCAGTATGGCAACCATGTTGGCATTCGCAGTAGTCTTAATGGTGATCATCCTCCTATTGATATTCCCGGTACGAAAGCGTTTGTTGCCACTCATATTTGTCCTGGCCTGCCTCGTATGGACATTTGGTTTGATGGGTTGGCTTCACATTCCGTTGACCTTGGCAACCATGGCAACGTTGCCGATTATCATTGGTTTGGGGACTGACTTTGGTGTTCAATTTCAAAACCGATATGAAGAAGAAGTCAGGAAACGACAAAATTCCCAGGAGGCCATTTCAGTTGCCATTTCGAGCATGGGACCGGCAGTTGGCGTGTCTTTAATCGTCATGGTCTTCAGCTTTTTGACGATGTATCTCTCAAAGGCGCCATTGATGCAGCAATTTGGCCTCACGTTGGCCATTGGTGTTGCCTGCAGCTACGTCGTTGAGTTTGGACTGATGTTTTCAAGCCTCTCACTCTTGGATAAACACGCTTCAACAGCTAAGTTGGCACCCAAGAAGCTATCTCAGCCGTCGCGTTTATCACTGTTCCTAAGTCACTATGCTGAATGGGTAACCCATCATGCAGGTATTCTGCTGACAATTGGCGTGGTGTTGGCTGGACTAGGTTTTTCATTTGAAAAATCCATCAATATTGAAACTGACTTCACCAAAATGATTCCCCAAAATATGACGGCCCTGAAGAATACCAAATATCTTCAGAGCAAAATTGGGTCGACAACCTACCTTACCTATTTGGTAGAGGGCAATGGTCGAGATATCAGGGATCAGGACAATTTGAAGACAATCGATCAAGTTGGTCAAAAAGTGGACCATAAGTACCATGACGTCACCGATGTCACCAGCTTATCGACCGCCTATCAACAGACGAACGGCTCATTGAACACTTCTCAAAAGCAGTTAACTGTGGGTGTTGACAATTTGGCAACGTCTTTAAAACAAACTTTGATTAGCAGCAACCATCACGATGCAACAATCCAATTCAAAATTAGAAACGGTCTGTCCTCAAAAGAACAACTTAAGTTGATGAATCGGATTAATCATGACATTAAAGGAACCCATCATGGCTTAAAAATTTCTCCTGCAGGAGCCCAAGTCATGATGCTATTGGGGATTAATAATATGTCCGCTAATCATGATCTGATTATTATTGCCGGTCTTTCGATCATTTTCATTGTCCTATTCCTTATTTATCGGGACTGGCGACTCGCACTGTACCCAGTCATTCCAATTTTACTTGTATTAGGACTTTCTCCATTAACCTTAAAACTGTTGGGAATTTCCTATAACCCGGTCACAATTGCCCTCAGTTCGCTGGTTCTTGGAATTGGAACCGAATTTACCATCTTAATTCTGGAACGCTACCGCGAGGAATTACAACGGGGAATTAGTACCCGGGACGCGATTGTTTCAGCAACCGCGTCTGTCGGTCAGGCAATTACAGTTTCCGGCTTCACGGTCATGGGCGGATTTTCGGCCATCATGTTCTCCAGCTTCCCAGTTCTGAAGTCATTTGGGCTGATTACTGTGCTGGACACAGGTTATTCACTCATCTGTGCATTGACGATTTTGCCGGCAGTCATTTATCTGCTGCGAAAAAGAAAGCCGGCAGCCACTCAATCCTCATCCGAACAGGCAACTGAAAGTAAGGATTAA
- a CDS encoding TetR/AcrR family transcriptional regulator produces MADTQSQQRTKRDILQAMMTLLRKKKFDDITIGEICDEAMIHRSTFYRYFQDKVDLANTIIYNLSEELLGTDFRETVVLTQVTHFISDNIDLIRHLIPESQSKFYDEFRNILENLFNERANNPAYQNDPVVTLIKQSSSQPLMISFLANTIMGFLEEQLLKANIDWPQLESFLISIINKLNAQ; encoded by the coding sequence ATGGCCGACACCCAATCTCAACAGCGCACCAAGCGAGATATTTTGCAGGCAATGATGACGCTTCTTAGAAAAAAGAAATTTGATGATATTACGATCGGAGAAATCTGTGATGAAGCGATGATCCACCGCAGCACGTTCTACCGATATTTCCAAGATAAGGTTGATCTGGCAAATACAATTATCTATAACCTGTCTGAAGAATTGCTGGGGACCGACTTCAGGGAAACCGTTGTTTTAACCCAAGTTACCCATTTTATTTCCGACAACATTGATTTAATTCGTCACCTGATTCCCGAAAGCCAAAGTAAGTTCTATGATGAATTTCGGAACATTTTGGAGAACTTGTTTAACGAGCGGGCCAACAATCCAGCCTATCAAAATGATCCTGTCGTAACGTTAATTAAGCAATCGTCTTCACAACCGCTGATGATCAGTTTTTTAGCGAATACAATAATGGGCTTTTTAGAAGAGCAGCTTCTCAAGGCGAATATTGATTGGCCGCAGTTGGAGTCGTTTCTCATTTCGATCATCAATAAACTAAATGCCCAGTAA
- a CDS encoding CTP synthase, with translation MTKYIFVTGGVVSSLGKGIVAASLGRLLKNRGLNVTIQKFDPYINVDPGTMNPYQHGEVFVTNDGTETDLDLGHYERFIDNNLNKYSNVTTGKIYDEVLRKERHGDYLGATVQVIPHITGMIKEKIMRAAKVSDAEIVITEIGGTVGDIESLPFLEAIRQMKTEVGDENVFYVHTTLIPYLRAAGEMKTKPTQHSVKELRGLGIQPNLLVVRSEKPITDSMRKKISLFCDVKPQAVVESLDVPTLYTIPLNLQKQGMDQQILDHFGIDKPAADMTEWKQLEHHVQHLKRTIHITLVGKYVGLQDAYISVAEALKHAGYVVDADIDLEMLDSEKITPDNVADLLSDADGVIVPGGFGDRGIEGMITAIKYVREQDIPYLGVCLGMQMACVEFARDVLSYPDANSTEMNPRTKHNVIDLMADQEDVHDMGGTQRLGAYPCKLKPGTVAAKAYDNADVISERHRHRYEFNNAYRDAMEKNGMVISGTSPDNHLVEVVEIPKNRFFVGSQYHPEFISRPNRPEGLFKDFVAAANDLYLEKNN, from the coding sequence ATGACCAAATATATTTTTGTTACTGGTGGCGTTGTTTCTTCCTTAGGAAAAGGAATTGTTGCGGCATCACTAGGCCGATTGTTGAAAAATCGCGGGTTGAATGTGACTATCCAAAAGTTTGATCCCTATATCAACGTTGACCCAGGCACGATGAATCCCTACCAACACGGAGAGGTTTTCGTAACCAACGATGGCACGGAAACCGACCTGGATCTTGGCCATTATGAACGGTTTATTGACAACAACCTCAATAAATACTCCAACGTGACGACTGGTAAGATTTATGATGAAGTCCTAAGAAAAGAGCGTCATGGTGATTATCTTGGAGCAACCGTTCAGGTTATTCCTCACATTACCGGGATGATTAAAGAAAAGATTATGCGGGCTGCCAAGGTTTCGGATGCTGAAATTGTCATCACCGAAATTGGTGGGACGGTTGGTGATATTGAATCACTGCCATTCCTGGAAGCAATTCGCCAAATGAAGACTGAAGTTGGCGACGAAAACGTGTTCTACGTTCATACAACTTTGATTCCTTATCTGAGAGCGGCTGGTGAAATGAAGACCAAGCCGACACAACACAGTGTCAAGGAACTTCGTGGTTTGGGCATTCAACCTAATCTGTTGGTTGTTCGTTCCGAAAAGCCAATTACCGACTCAATGCGCAAAAAGATTTCACTGTTCTGTGATGTTAAGCCGCAGGCGGTGGTTGAATCACTTGATGTGCCAACCTTGTACACGATTCCGTTGAACCTGCAAAAGCAGGGGATGGATCAACAGATCCTCGATCACTTTGGCATTGATAAGCCAGCTGCTGACATGACTGAATGGAAGCAGCTTGAGCATCACGTTCAACATCTCAAACGGACGATTCATATCACCCTGGTTGGGAAGTATGTTGGCCTCCAAGATGCTTACATTTCTGTTGCCGAAGCACTGAAACATGCCGGCTACGTTGTCGACGCCGACATTGATTTGGAGATGCTTGATTCTGAAAAGATTACGCCGGATAACGTTGCCGACTTGCTGTCAGATGCCGATGGGGTGATTGTTCCCGGCGGGTTTGGCGATCGCGGAATTGAAGGCATGATTACGGCCATCAAATATGTGCGTGAACAAGACATTCCATATCTGGGTGTTTGCCTGGGGATGCAGATGGCCTGTGTTGAATTCGCCCGTGACGTTCTGTCCTACCCAGATGCCAACTCGACTGAAATGAATCCGCGGACCAAACACAATGTGATTGATCTGATGGCTGACCAGGAAGATGTTCACGATATGGGCGGCACTCAACGTTTAGGCGCTTATCCATGTAAATTAAAGCCGGGAACGGTTGCTGCCAAGGCTTACGATAATGCCGACGTCATCTCAGAACGTCACCGTCACCGTTACGAATTTAATAACGCCTACCGGGACGCAATGGAGAAAAATGGCATGGTCATTTCTGGGACTTCACCTGACAATCACTTGGTTGAAGTGGTGGAAATTCCAAAGAACCGGTTCTTTGTTGGTTCACAGTACCATCCAGAGTTTATTTCCCGTCCCAACCGTCCAGAAGGGCTCTTCAAGGACTTCGTTGCTGCGGCAAATGATCTGTATCTTGAAAAAAATAACTAA
- the rpoE gene encoding DNA-directed RNA polymerase subunit delta, with protein sequence MELEVFKGQNKNELSMIEVAHAILAQRGDTMPFADLANAVQAYLGDSNKEIRDRLSQFYTDLNIDGSFISLGDNLWGLRTWYPYESIDEATVHTEEDEDRPKRKKRRKVNAFLADASDDDDVIDYDDDDPEDQDDDDFDDDTDDDDDSDDESEDLGKYNKDLQDIDDDSDDEDLPDGIEGQLNELNDDDDSLDDDDDDFNSKDDH encoded by the coding sequence TTGGAGTTAGAAGTCTTTAAAGGCCAAAACAAAAATGAACTATCGATGATTGAGGTCGCACACGCAATCTTGGCACAACGTGGAGACACAATGCCATTTGCCGATTTAGCCAATGCGGTGCAGGCTTATTTAGGTGATAGTAACAAAGAAATTCGTGATCGTTTATCACAATTTTATACCGATTTGAACATTGATGGCAGCTTTATCTCACTTGGTGACAATCTTTGGGGCTTACGAACATGGTACCCTTATGAATCAATTGATGAAGCAACTGTCCATACAGAAGAAGACGAGGATCGTCCCAAGCGAAAGAAGCGTCGTAAGGTGAATGCCTTTCTTGCCGACGCTTCAGATGATGACGACGTGATCGATTACGATGACGATGATCCTGAAGATCAGGACGACGATGACTTTGATGACGATACCGACGATGACGACGATTCAGATGATGAATCAGAAGATCTTGGCAAGTACAACAAGGACTTGCAGGATATTGACGATGACTCAGACGATGAGGACTTGCCAGATGGTATCGAAGGTCAACTTAACGAATTGAATGATGATGACGATTCATTGGATGATGACGATGATGATTTCAATTCAAAAGACGACCATTAA
- a CDS encoding DUF1934 domain-containing protein — protein sequence MDNLTTGVPVQIHLETNILQEGQKSNFVFDVTGQLVRVGSSLYIRYEEETEDGGVPVTIKISDNGNVKLTRSGENRLQLLFSDGKRIAARYRTPYGLMDIQTVTSALDMEILDAPLRGNIGIDYLLYAGDALLGKYNIRLQFTI from the coding sequence ATGGACAATTTAACAACTGGCGTTCCAGTTCAAATTCATTTGGAAACCAACATTTTACAGGAAGGCCAGAAATCAAACTTTGTTTTTGATGTCACCGGCCAATTAGTTCGTGTAGGCAGCAGCCTGTATATTCGGTATGAAGAGGAAACTGAGGATGGCGGGGTTCCGGTCACCATTAAAATTTCAGATAACGGTAATGTCAAACTGACCCGCTCAGGTGAGAATCGACTGCAATTATTGTTTAGCGACGGCAAACGGATTGCTGCCCGCTATCGAACCCCATATGGCTTGATGGATATTCAAACCGTTACTTCTGCTTTGGACATGGAAATTTTAGATGCACCGCTTCGGGGCAACATCGGAATTGATTATTTGCTGTATGCCGGCGATGCATTATTAGGGAAATACAATATTCGATTGCAATTTACAATTTAA
- a CDS encoding lipoate--protein ligase family protein: MSFTNVPITVINQIYSKSTKLDAFADTNALLEICDQTLKPFIHFWTTSEATLILGINDRHLPKLADGLKSLLANHYDYFLRNSGGLAVVSDPGILNISLFIPQPDTVYTIDQAYELIKGLISMSFPQLDIKSFEVTNSYCPGKYDLSVNGQKIAGIAQRRTTNALVLMLYLSVNGDQDARSQTVAEFYETADAYSQSRWTFPKVDKATMTTVQDLGFPNITLEDVEHKFLASVNQQNIEVDVTSGPDFMLSPAFTQERAKQLRKIQLRNDQLPIV; encoded by the coding sequence ATGTCTTTTACAAACGTTCCGATTACCGTCATCAATCAAATTTATTCTAAAAGCACCAAGCTGGATGCCTTTGCAGACACCAATGCCTTATTGGAAATCTGTGACCAAACGTTGAAGCCGTTCATCCATTTTTGGACGACTTCCGAAGCAACTTTGATCTTGGGGATCAATGACCGCCACCTGCCGAAGCTGGCCGACGGGCTCAAAAGTCTGCTGGCCAACCACTATGATTATTTTCTGCGCAATTCCGGTGGCCTAGCTGTCGTCAGTGATCCGGGAATCCTCAATATTTCCCTGTTCATTCCCCAACCGGATACCGTCTACACAATCGATCAGGCATATGAACTCATTAAAGGGTTGATCAGTATGTCGTTTCCACAACTGGACATCAAGAGTTTTGAAGTCACAAACTCCTATTGTCCCGGGAAATACGATTTGTCGGTCAACGGGCAAAAGATTGCCGGCATCGCGCAACGACGGACAACCAATGCGCTGGTTTTGATGCTTTATCTGAGTGTTAATGGCGATCAAGATGCCAGAAGCCAAACGGTTGCTGAATTTTATGAAACTGCCGATGCTTATTCGCAGTCTCGTTGGACCTTTCCAAAAGTCGACAAGGCCACGATGACCACGGTTCAAGATCTCGGCTTCCCAAATATCACGCTCGAGGACGTCGAACATAAATTTTTAGCGAGCGTTAACCAGCAAAATATCGAAGTTGACGTAACCAGCGGTCCTGATTTTATGCTTTCACCGGCTTTCACTCAAGAGCGGGCCAAACAGTTACGCAAAATTCAGCTGAGAAATGACCAATTACCAATTGTCTAA
- a CDS encoding HD domain-containing protein, with amino-acid sequence MDYAHQQLKREKVFRDPVHNYVYVKYQVILDLINTTEFQRLRRVHQLGTTSLIFHGAEHSRFSHSVGVYEIARRIIESFQKNFMSQQPGDGLWDDSEKLVALCAALLHDVGHGAYSHTFEHIFGTNHEQITQAIITSPTTEINQVLRRVSPDFPEKVASVINKTYPNKQVVEMISSQLDADRMDYLLRDAYNTGVKYGTFDLSRILEVMRPYKDGICFEMSGMHAVEDYIVSRFQMYQQVYFHPVSRAMEVVLNRLLQRAKVIFSGEVHHDPQTPYLLLPFFKGDFNLDDYLQLDDGVLNTYFIHWKRYPDDILSNLASRFIDRKPLKSVKFDKSTADLLPRLREIIEQSGFNPDYYTATDNSFDLPYDAYQADKKQIHLMQDDGTLVSLSSVSPLVRAISDRQTGDNRFFFPREILKPDENVDLFQPEYDEFNRHIRNDKLIK; translated from the coding sequence TTGGATTACGCACATCAACAGTTAAAAAGAGAAAAGGTCTTTCGAGATCCGGTTCATAATTACGTTTACGTCAAATATCAAGTCATCTTAGACTTGATTAACACCACCGAATTCCAGCGCTTACGTCGGGTACATCAATTGGGAACCACGTCACTGATTTTCCATGGTGCGGAGCATTCCCGTTTTTCGCATTCGGTGGGAGTTTATGAAATTGCTCGAAGAATCATTGAATCTTTTCAAAAGAACTTTATGTCACAACAACCTGGCGATGGTCTCTGGGATGATTCAGAAAAATTAGTCGCCCTCTGTGCTGCCCTGTTGCACGACGTTGGCCATGGTGCCTATTCACACACCTTTGAGCACATCTTTGGCACCAATCATGAACAGATTACCCAAGCCATCATAACATCGCCCACAACGGAAATTAACCAGGTTTTACGAAGGGTCTCTCCTGACTTCCCCGAAAAAGTCGCCAGTGTGATTAACAAGACCTATCCCAACAAACAAGTCGTCGAAATGATCTCCAGCCAATTGGATGCCGATCGGATGGATTACCTGCTTCGAGACGCTTATAACACCGGCGTTAAATATGGCACGTTTGACCTTTCCAGAATTCTGGAAGTGATGCGGCCGTACAAAGATGGAATTTGCTTTGAAATGAGCGGGATGCACGCCGTTGAAGATTACATTGTCAGTCGCTTTCAAATGTACCAACAGGTGTATTTCCATCCGGTTTCCCGGGCAATGGAAGTGGTTTTGAACCGGTTGTTGCAACGGGCAAAAGTTATCTTTAGCGGGGAGGTTCATCACGATCCACAGACCCCCTACCTATTACTGCCGTTTTTCAAGGGTGATTTTAACCTGGACGACTATCTCCAATTGGATGACGGGGTGTTAAACACCTACTTCATCCATTGGAAACGGTACCCGGATGATATTTTAAGCAACCTGGCCAGCCGTTTTATCGACCGAAAGCCACTCAAGTCAGTCAAATTTGACAAGTCGACCGCCGACTTGTTGCCAAGACTCAGAGAGATTATCGAACAATCTGGATTTAACCCGGACTACTACACGGCGACCGACAACAGTTTTGACTTGCCTTATGATGCCTATCAGGCGGACAAAAAACAAATTCATTTAATGCAGGATGACGGTACCTTGGTATCCTTGTCATCCGTTAGCCCATTGGTTCGGGCAATTTCTGATCGACAGACCGGCGATAACCGCTTCTTCTTCCCCAGAGAGATTTTGAAGCCGGATGAAAACGTCGATTTGTTCCAGCCAGAATACGATGAATTTAATCGCCATATTCGAAACGACAAATTAATTAAATAG
- the yidA gene encoding sugar-phosphatase encodes MDIKLIAIDIDGTLLNEKNELAQPTIDAITEARNNGVKIVLCTGRPLSGVQPYLDKLAIKGASEFAITFNGAMAQSLDGQVMVNHTISYDNFLETEMLSRKLNVNYQIETTDSIYTTNRDTNPYGIAESFLVRLPIKFRSPEEIPRDLVMSKAMFVDYPENITKANDLIPAKLRDEMYVVQTEPFFIEMMNKQASKGKTLGELADQLHLTKDNLMAIGDQGNDLTMVKAAGLGVAMGNAIDEVKDAAQFITKPNTEDGVAFAINKYINH; translated from the coding sequence ATGGATATCAAACTCATTGCCATCGATATTGACGGCACCCTTTTGAACGAAAAAAACGAACTGGCGCAACCAACGATTGACGCGATCACTGAAGCCCGCAATAACGGCGTTAAAATCGTCTTGTGTACCGGCCGACCGCTCAGCGGAGTACAGCCCTATTTAGATAAGCTAGCCATCAAGGGTGCCAGTGAATTTGCGATTACCTTTAACGGCGCAATGGCACAATCGCTTGACGGTCAAGTCATGGTCAATCACACGATCAGCTATGATAACTTCTTGGAGACCGAGATGCTCAGCCGCAAATTGAACGTCAATTATCAAATTGAGACAACCGACAGCATCTATACCACCAACCGCGACACCAACCCCTATGGAATCGCCGAAAGCTTCCTGGTTCGCCTGCCCATCAAATTCAGATCACCAGAAGAAATTCCGCGTGACCTGGTGATGTCAAAGGCAATGTTTGTGGACTACCCGGAAAATATCACTAAAGCCAATGACCTCATTCCCGCCAAGCTGCGTGATGAGATGTACGTGGTTCAAACGGAACCGTTCTTCATTGAAATGATGAATAAGCAGGCTAGCAAAGGAAAAACCTTAGGTGAATTAGCTGATCAGCTACATTTAACCAAAGATAACCTGATGGCGATTGGCGATCAGGGGAATGATTTAACCATGGTAAAAGCTGCCGGCTTGGGAGTTGCAATGGGAAACGCAATTGATGAAGTCAAAGATGCAGCCCAATTTATTACCAAACCAAATACAGAAGATGGCGTTGCATTTGCCATCAACAAATACATCAACCATTAA
- a CDS encoding DUF3899 domain-containing protein, which produces MVDLVKKSPVWSSIIVVVIINFLLILFRMPEMVLGNLDFLVGLFLIVLGSVFIVGSGHLFTGWRFHIRKKSDLEAENDPKHPKAKDVGSIKNQPIKVNKYARYCLGVGGFLIVLGVILTSLPQ; this is translated from the coding sequence ATGGTCGATTTGGTTAAAAAATCGCCGGTTTGGTCTTCGATTATTGTTGTTGTGATCATCAATTTTTTGCTGATTCTTTTCCGAATGCCGGAAATGGTGCTTGGTAACCTTGATTTTTTGGTTGGATTGTTCCTGATTGTTTTGGGATCGGTCTTTATCGTCGGCTCGGGGCACCTATTTACCGGTTGGCGATTCCATATTCGCAAGAAAAGCGACTTGGAAGCTGAAAATGATCCCAAGCATCCCAAGGCAAAGGATGTCGGTTCAATTAAAAATCAGCCAATCAAAGTTAATAAATACGCCCGCTATTGCCTGGGCGTGGGTGGCTTTTTGATTGTGTTAGGGGTCATCCTCACCAGTTTGCCCCAATAA
- a CDS encoding ribose-phosphate diphosphokinase, with product MAQQYFDSKLKIFALNSNRPLAEKIAETVGVPLGKTSVDRFSDGEIRINIDESIRGDNIFIIQSTSAPVNDNLMELLIMVDALRRASAGTINVVIPYYGYARQDRKARSREPITAKLVANMLQTDGVDRVVALDLHAAQIQGFFDIPVDHLMGAPLLADHFIKQGFGSDDVVVSPDHGGVSRARALAEFLKAPIAIIDKRRPRANVAEIMNIIGDVKGKRCLMIDDMIDTAGTITLGAQALMDAGASEVYACCTHPVLSGPAIQRIQDSAIKQLVVTDTIQLPKEKQIDKIEQVSVGPLIGDAIKRINENKPVSPLFNNRFRGEEN from the coding sequence ATGGCTCAGCAATATTTTGATTCGAAACTAAAGATCTTTGCTTTGAATTCCAATCGGCCTTTGGCTGAGAAAATCGCGGAAACGGTTGGTGTTCCATTAGGCAAGACCTCGGTTGACCGATTTAGTGATGGTGAAATCCGCATCAATATTGACGAAAGTATCCGTGGCGACAATATTTTCATTATCCAGTCAACGTCCGCACCGGTGAATGACAATCTGATGGAATTGCTCATCATGGTGGATGCCTTGCGGCGAGCAAGTGCCGGCACGATTAACGTTGTCATTCCATACTATGGTTACGCTCGTCAAGATCGCAAAGCCCGTTCACGAGAACCAATTACCGCTAAATTAGTGGCAAACATGTTACAGACCGATGGTGTGGATCGGGTAGTTGCCCTTGATTTGCATGCTGCTCAGATTCAAGGTTTCTTCGATATTCCCGTTGATCATTTAATGGGTGCTCCATTACTAGCTGATCACTTTATTAAGCAAGGCTTTGGCAGTGATGATGTCGTAGTATCGCCTGACCATGGTGGTGTATCAAGAGCCAGAGCTCTGGCGGAATTCTTGAAGGCACCAATTGCCATTATTGACAAACGCCGTCCACGGGCCAACGTTGCCGAGATCATGAATATTATCGGGGATGTCAAAGGCAAGCGTTGTTTGATGATTGATGACATGATCGATACTGCCGGCACAATTACCTTAGGTGCTCAGGCATTAATGGATGCCGGTGCCAGCGAGGTTTACGCCTGCTGTACCCACCCGGTGCTTTCAGGCCCAGCCATTCAGCGGATTCAAGATTCTGCAATCAAACAACTGGTTGTGACTGATACGATTCAGTTACCCAAAGAAAAACAAATCGATAAGATTGAACAGGTCTCAGTTGGACCGTTAATTGGGGATGCAATTAAACGCATCAATGAAAACAAACCGGTTAGTCCGCTGTTCAACAATCGATTTCGTGGTGAAGAGAATTAA